In a genomic window of Gossypium arboreum isolate Shixiya-1 chromosome 9, ASM2569848v2, whole genome shotgun sequence:
- the LOC108456293 gene encoding protein HLB1-like, translating into MSETSQESEAKPELKKTGMDPKAVKDKASSIQLSEAAKPASISHIARPEVLKEEGNRTSTIRRLSDLKSDDDDAGSPNSQESTQQQSYQNNAAIELINSVTGADEEGRSRQRVLVYAARRYASALERNPEDYDALYNWALVLQESADNVSPDSTSPSKDSLLEEACNKYDEATRLCPTFHDAFYNWAIAISDRAKMRGRTKEAEELWEQATKNYEKAVKLNWNSPQALNNWGLALQELSAIVPAREKQKIVRAAISKFRAAIQLQFDFHRAIYNLGTVLYGLAEDTTGTGGSTNPKEVSSNELYNQSAIYIAAAHALKPNYSVYSSALKLVRSMLPLPHLKEGNMTAPPVGNAIAPHRDWKRTEFFLNHEALQQVIKAEQKQASRSLSGTIAEVTNEENSAIRVEIPDIVSVSSCADLTLPPGAGLCIDTTHGPIFLVADSWESLDGWLDAIRLVYTIYARGKTDVLAGIITG; encoded by the exons ATGTCAGAAACGTCTCAGGAATCCGAAGCCAAACCGGAACTGAAAAAAACAGGTATGGATCCGAAAGCGGTGAAGGACAAAGCGAGCTCGATCCAATTGAGTGAGGCAGCCAAGCCAGCATCCATCTCCCACATTGCTCGTCCGGAAGTGCTAAAAGAAGAAGGCAACCGGACCTCCACCATCAGACGGCTAAGTGATTTGAAAAGCGACGATGATGATGCAGGCTCTCCTAATAG TCAAGAAAGCACCCAACAACAATCCTACCAAAATAATGCTGCAATTGAGTTGATCAATAGTGTCACAGGTGCTGATGAGGAGGGCAGGTCTCGCCAACGGGTTCTCGTATATGCTGCCAGGAG GTATGCTAGTGCTCTGGAGAGAAACCCAGAAGATTATGATGCTCTTTACAACTGGGCATTGGTTCTTCAG GAAAGTGCAGATAATGTTAGTCCAGATTCTACTTCACCTTCTAAAGATTCCTTACTAGAGGAGGCTTGTAACAAGTATGATGAGGCAACTCGTCTTTGCCCTACATTTCATGAT GCTTTCTACAACTGGGCAATAGCAATATCTGATCGAGCAAAAATGCGTGGTCGGACCAAGGAGGCTGAAGAACTATGGGAGCAG GCAACGAAAAACTATGAAAAAGCTGTCAAACTCAACTGGAACAGTCCTCAG GCGCTAAACAATTGGGGACTAGCTCTTCAG GAACTCAGTGCGATTGTTCCAGCACGAGAGAAGCAAAAAATTGTGAGGGCTGCAATTAGTAAG TTTCGTGCCGCAATACAATTGCAATTTGATTTCCATCGAGCAATATACAACCTAGGAACAGTTTTG TATGGGCTAGCTGAGGATACCACAGGAACTGGAGGCTCGACAAATCCAAAAGAAGTTTCCTCAAATGAGCTGTATAACCAATCTGCTATCTATATTGCAGCCGCTCATGCATTGAAACCAAATTACTCA GTTTACAGCAGTGCATTGAAGCTTGTTCGTTCAATG CTACCTTTACCCCATCTCAAAGAGGGAAATATGACTGCACCACCAGTAGGAAACGCAATTGCACCGCATCGTGATTGGAAGAGAACAGAATTCTTTTTGAATCATGAAGCACTTCAACAG GTCATCAAAGCCGAGCAGAAACAAGCTTCTCGAAGCCTCTCTGGCACAATTGCAGAAGTAACAAATGAAGAAAACTCAGCTATCAGAGTTGAGATTCCAGATATTGTGTCTGTATCATCATGTGCTGATCTAACTCTACCACCAGGTGCAGGCCTCTGCATTGATACTACCCATGGTCCAATTTTTCTG GTTGCTGACTCGTGGGAATCTCTAGACGGATGGCTTGATGCTATCCGCTTAGTTTACACAATTTACGCACGAGGTAAGACCGATGTTCTCGCCGGTATCATTACAGGCTAA
- the LOC108457156 gene encoding uncharacterized protein LOC108457156: protein MWAITRGGFYRKLLNFPKTIARPLMGTSNLIRVSSLAYSTGSPNDVPSKRVGTHSGSFHCDEALGCFMICLTNKFSNSEIVRTRDPKVLEGFDAVLDVGGVYDPSRDRYDHHQKGFEEVFGHGFNTKLSSAGLVYKHFGKEIIAKELQLGEDHPDVQRLFLALYKNFMEAIDAIDNGINQFDTDKPPRYVNNTNLSSRVGRLNLDWMDHNQSPEKENEAFQQAMAVAGSEFLDSVRFHAKSWLPARSIVMECIADRYDTDPSGEIMVFKRFTPWKLHIFELEEEMKVDPPIKYVLYEDDRGKRWRVQAVAISPDRFESRKPLPAQWRGLTDDELSKEAGIPGCIFVHISGFTGGNQTYEGALAMARTALKI, encoded by the exons ATGTGGGCAATTACAAGAGGAGGGTTTTACCGGAAACTTCTCAACTTTCCCAAAACCATCGCCCGCCCTCTCATGGGTACCTCCAATCTCATTAGGGTGTCTTCCCTGGCTTACTCCACTGGCTCCCCCAACGATGTGCCTTCTAAGCGCGTTGGCACTCACAGCGGCAGCTTTCACTGTGACGAGGCTCTTGGCTGCTTCATGATTTGTCTCACTAACAAGTTCTCCAACTCCGAGATTGTCCGTACCAGAGACCCCAAG GTATTGGAGGGTTTTGATGCTGTGCTTGATGTTGGAGGCGTATATGATCCAAGTCGTGATCGGTATGATCATCACCAGAAAGGATTTGAGGAGGTCTTCGGCCATGGATTTAATACAAAGCTTAGCAGTGCCGGGCTTGTTTATAAG CATTTCGGCAAAGAGATAATAGCTAAAGAGCTTCAACTCGGTGAAGACCACCCAGATGTGCAAAGATTGTTTCTGGCCCTTTACAAAAACTTCATGGAG GCAATTGATGCGATTGACAATGGAATCAACCAGTTTGATACCGACAAGCCTCCGAGATATGTGAACAATACCAACTTATCCTCTAGGGTTGGAAGATTAAATTTAGACTGGATGGATCACAATCAATCACCTGAGAAAGAGAATGAGGCTTTCCAACAAGCAATGGCTGTAGCTGGTAGTGAGTTCTTAGAT AGTGTCCGGTTTCATGCAAAATCTTGGTTACCAGCAAGGTCAATTGTGATGGAGTGTATTGCAGATAGATATGATACAGACCCTAGCGGTGAAATTATGGTTTTTAAAAGGTTTACCCCT TGGAAGCTTCACATATTTGAGCTCGAGGAAGAGATGAAGGTTGATCCTCCTATTAAGTACGTTCTTTATGAG GATGATAGGGGCAAACGATGGCGAGTTCAGGCAGTAGCAATATCTCCTGATAGATTTGAGAGCCGAAAGCCTCTCCCAGCTCAATGGCGAGGCTTGACAGATGATGAACTCTCAAAGGAGGCTGGCATTCCGGGCTGTATCTTCGTCCACATTAGCGGGTTTACTGGTGGAAATCAAACTTATGAGGGTGCTCTAGCTATGGCAAGAACAGCTCTGAAGATATGA